A region of Maridesulfovibrio sp. DNA encodes the following proteins:
- a CDS encoding ABC transporter substrate-binding protein, with amino-acid sequence MFMKHLSRLLSIPVSAFRRFFFLLLLISFSSSAQAAVSIVDDFGNELTLKSPAKRIVALYGSFNEILCAMDLGDRLVARTAADHYPEQITALPSIGTHMRPNPELIVAMKPDLVLQMAGRSKAASALEPLRTRGIPCAMFKVASFEEMFSMIRRLGILTGKPGAAQKLVDSMNARLNAVSERCVRSSSESAPSVFFEIRYPNLLAAGQGSIVNDIIRHAGGINCVDNHKKIVRLGEEELMRLNPQNYVYQTGRMNPSPVRPDERSHLRFLDAVRNKKILNVDESVFSRPGPRNVEAVEILADFLLNQKEK; translated from the coding sequence ATGTTTATGAAACATCTGTCGCGGTTGTTGAGCATCCCAGTCTCGGCGTTCCGCAGGTTCTTTTTTCTCCTGCTGCTGATTAGTTTTTCAAGCAGCGCACAGGCTGCGGTTTCCATTGTTGATGATTTCGGCAATGAGCTGACCCTGAAGTCTCCGGCAAAACGCATTGTGGCCCTTTACGGATCGTTTAATGAGATTCTTTGCGCCATGGATCTTGGAGACAGGCTGGTAGCCCGGACAGCTGCGGATCATTACCCGGAACAGATTACAGCTCTACCTTCAATCGGTACCCATATGCGTCCCAATCCGGAACTGATCGTGGCTATGAAGCCCGATCTGGTTCTTCAGATGGCCGGGCGTTCGAAAGCGGCAAGCGCACTTGAACCTTTGCGTACAAGGGGTATCCCCTGCGCAATGTTCAAAGTTGCTTCATTTGAGGAAATGTTTTCCATGATCCGCAGGCTGGGTATACTCACCGGGAAGCCGGGAGCAGCGCAGAAACTGGTGGATTCAATGAATGCGCGGCTTAATGCTGTGTCGGAGCGATGTGTGAGATCCTCATCCGAATCCGCACCGTCGGTGTTTTTCGAAATACGGTATCCCAATCTTCTGGCAGCCGGACAAGGCTCAATAGTAAATGATATTATCCGTCATGCCGGGGGAATTAATTGTGTAGACAATCATAAAAAGATTGTGCGTCTGGGCGAGGAAGAGTTAATGCGCCTCAACCCGCAAAATTATGTTTACCAGACCGGGCGCATGAATCCGTCCCCGGTCAGGCCGGATGAGCGCAGTCATCTCAGATTTCTTGATGCGGTGCGCAATAAAAAAATTTTAAATGTGGACGAGTCGGTTTTTTCCCGGCCCGGACCCAGAAATGTAGAGGCCGTTGAAATTCTGGCGGACTTCCTGCTCAATCAAAAAGAGAAATAA